The following are encoded together in the Glycine soja cultivar W05 chromosome 5, ASM419377v2, whole genome shotgun sequence genome:
- the LOC114412417 gene encoding uncharacterized protein LOC114412417: MKKSSSSSFQNLGSFPSPGAPYYRERSIGSQKGWCSERVSKPSSSSGSISRRHTMAGLTPFCGGRTMPSKWDEAERWICSPVSAYAESRSSHSQLQRRPKSISGPIVPPGVAAFYSNYSPVLPLRQGLVVRNLVVGSPFSTGVLAPVAVSVHHFDAHDGTVFGYDLDSGMQFSSPVINENGMVFSPLSTAAPTCSELPCNQSSPISEDEKHDGTMEGENVASHSSRCDKGTQMSPGEIENDSHSSPKSCATSIVDQQQCHSSKLEVRDVEVDSQATIVRWSKRHATKLAKKDTLHSKDLREISAEAQASWDIDESNIDTSKLQREEAKIIAWENLQKAKAETAIRKLEMKLEKKRSSSTDKILNKLRRAQLKAENMRSSIPVQQSHQVSKCRVFSFSKYAQIWSPTSCFRSHDQ, translated from the exons ATGAAGAAGAGTTCTTCATCATCATTCCAGAACTTGGGATCTTTCCCAAGTCCAGGGGCACCCTATTACAGAGAGAGAAGCATTGGGAGCCAAAAGGGGTGGTGCTCAGAGAGAGTTTCAAAGCCTTCAAGTAGTTCTGGCAGCATCAGCAGAAGGCACACAATGGCAGGGTTAACACCCTTTTGTGGTGGAAGAACAATGCCATCTAAATGGGACGAAGCTGAGAGGTGGATTTGTAGCCCAGTTTCTGCCTATGCTGAGAGCAGAAGTTCGCATTCACAGCTTCAGCGAAGGCCAAAGTCAATAAGTGGCCCAATTGTGCCTCCTGGTGTGGCTGCTTTCTACTCAAATTACTCACCTGTGCTGCCACTTCGCCAGGGTTTGGTTGTGAGGAACTTGGTGGTGGGTTCGCCCTTCTCAACTGGGGTGCTGGCACCTGTTGCTGTTTCTGTTCACCACTTTGATGCACATGATGGCACTGTTTTTGGCTATGACTTGGACAGTGGAATGCAGTTTTCTAGCCCTGTTATCAATGAGAATGGCATGGTGTTTTCTCCATTGTCCACTGCTGCACCCACGTGCTCTGAACTGCCCTGTAACCAATCATCTCCTATCTCTGAAG aTGAGAAGCATGACGGAACGATGGAGGGGGAAAACGTAGCATCTCATTCCTCAAGGTGTGACAAAGGTACCCAAATGAGTCCAGGAGAGATAGAGAATGATTCACATTCCTCTCCAAAATCTTGTGCCACTTCAATTGTGGATCAACAACAATGCCATTCTTCTAAATTAGAGGTCAGAGATGTGGAAGTTGACAGCCAAGCTACAATTGTCAGGTGGTCCAAGAGGCATGCAACCAAATTGGCCAAAAAAGACACTCTACACAGCAAAGATTTAAGAGAGATTAGTGCAGAAGCCCAAGCATCATGGGATATTGACGAGTCAAACATTGACACTTCCAA GTTACAGAGAGAGGAAGCCAAAATCATTGCGTGGGAGAATTTGCAGAAAGCAAAAGCTGAAACTGCAATACGGAAACTTGAG ATGAAATTGGAAAAGAAGAGATCATCATCAACGGATAAAATTCTAAACAAGCTAAGAAGGGCACAGTTGAAAGCTGAGAATATGAGAAGCTCAATTCCTGTACAACAGAGCCATCAGGTTTCCAAGTGCAGAGTATTTTCGTTCTCCAAATATGCTCAGATATGGTCTCCAACCAGTTGCTTCAGAAGCCATGATCAGTGA